The genomic interval CATAATCTCCGTCAAGAATACCTGCTTCAATCATGCTTTCACCCATAATTTCTAACATAAATACTTGTTCATCATGAGGAGCCATATTCGCTGGCAGAGGAAAATATTCTTCAATATTTTCGATTGCGGTAATAGGCAGGCCAGCTGTAACCTTTCCAAGAAGTGGAACATTAATAACGTTGCTTTGTGGGATTTGACTGTCTTTATCTAGATCAAGGATTTCAATAGCTCGTGGTTTTGTAGCATCACGTCTAATTAATCCTTTACTTTCTAAGCGTGATAAATGTCCGTGCACGGTTGAACTAGAAGCAAGACCAACTG from Peribacillus asahii carries:
- the lexA gene encoding transcriptional repressor LexA, with the protein product MTKLSKRQQDILNFIKEEVQKKGYPPSVREIGEAVGLASSSTVHGHLSRLESKGLIRRDATKPRAIEILDLDKDSQIPQSNVINVPLLGKVTAGLPITAIENIEEYFPLPANMAPHDEQVFMLEIMGESMIEAGILDGDYVIVKQQKTANNGDIVVAMTEENEATVKRFFKEESYIRLQPENSTMEPILLHDVTILGKVIGLYRHIQ